The Actinoplanes sp. N902-109 genomic interval CCCGACCCGGCGGCTGAGCTCGTTGAGAGTCACCGCAGCCACCGGCATCTCGTCCAGCATTGCCGACGCCATGTCGAGGATCGCCCGCCGGCGGACCTCCCGCTGCTCCTCGGTCCGTGCGCGCTGAAACGTCATGACCACGACCTTAACTTAAGTACCTTCGGTACGTTGACATCGTACTGGAGGTACTTTAACGTTGTCCGGGCAAGATACCTACGGTACTTAAAGACAAGGGGCACGCCGTGACCGAGAAGTGGACGACAGCGAACATCCCGGACCAGCAGGGGCGGGTGGCTGTGGTGACCGGCGCCAACACCGGGCTCGGGTTCGAGACGGCCAAGGCGCTCGCGGAGCGCGGGGCTTCCGTCGTCATCGCCGTGCGCAACGTCGAGAAGGGCAGGCAAGCCGCGGCCCGCATGACCGGCGACGTGAGCGTGCAGGAGCTCGACCTGACCTCGCTCGATTCCGTCCGCGGTGCGGCGGCGGCGCTGCGGTCCCGGCTCGACCGCATCGACCTGCTCATCAACAACGCCGGCGTGATGTACACGCCGAAGCAGACCACCCGCGACGGCTTCGAGATGCAGTTCGGCACCAACCACCTCGGCCACTTCGCGCTCACCGGGCTGCTGCTGGACAAGATGCTGCCGGTGCCCGGCTCGCGCGTGGTGACGGTCAGCAGCACCGGGCACCGCATCCGGGCTGCGATTCACTTCGAGGACCTGCAGTGGGAGCGGTCGTACAGCCGCGCCGGTGCCTACGGCCAG includes:
- a CDS encoding SDR family NAD(P)-dependent oxidoreductase, which produces MTEKWTTANIPDQQGRVAVVTGANTGLGFETAKALAERGASVVIAVRNVEKGRQAAARMTGDVSVQELDLTSLDSVRGAAAALRSRLDRIDLLINNAGVMYTPKQTTRDGFEMQFGTNHLGHFALTGLLLDKMLPVPGSRVVTVSSTGHRIRAAIHFEDLQWERSYSRAGAYGQSKLANLMFTYELQRRLAAHNTTVAVAAHPGLSSTELVRNSPAALRLPLTALAPLITQTPAMGALPTLRAATDPAALSGQYYGPGGRLEIKGHPRLVTSSPDSHEVAVQQRLWDVSEALTGVRFPVVSASLQN